GCCCGTGACACTCAAATGCCTGGCGCTGGCCCTGACCTGGCGCTGGCGCCACCGACTGGGAGCTTTGCGATGAAACGATGGATCTGTGCGTTGGCGGGGGTGATCGGCCTCGGCGGTTGCGGGACGACGATCGAAGCCTACCGGGACACGACGCCGCGTCTGGTGCTCGAGGACTACTTCAACGGCACCCTCGATGCCTGGGGGATGTTCCAGGACCGCTCGGGCAAGGTGATCAAGCGCTTCCATGTGCTGATCGAGGCGCGCTGGCAGGGCGCGGTCGGGCGCCTCGACGAACGCTTCACCTATGACGACGGCAGCACCCAGCGGCGCGTGTGGACGCTGACCGCGCGCGGCGACGGGCATTACACCGGCCTCGCCGACGACGTGGTCGGCCAGGCGCAGGGGCAGGCCCGCGGCAACGCGCTGCGCTGGCGCTACGTGATGGCGCTGCCGGTCAACGGCAAGACCTATCACGTGGACTTCGATGACTGGATGTATCTGATGGGCGACGGCGTGCTGCTCAACCGCTCGGTGATGAGCAAATTCGGGGTGCGGCTCGGCGAGGTGACCCTGAGCTTTCGCAAGCGCGAAGGGCGTGCCCCGTGAGCCTGAACCGGAGGCTCACCGACTGGCGCGGCCGGCGCGTGTGGCTGATCGGCGCCTCCAGCGGCATTGGCGAGGCGCTGGCGCAGCGGCTTGCCGCCGAGGGCGCCCGGCTGGCGCTCAGTGCCCGGCGTGCCGACGCACTCGAGCGGGTGGCCGAGGCGGTGGGCGGCGCGCAGGTGCTGCCGTTCGATGTGACCGCGCCGGAGGGGTTCGCCGGTGCCTGGGCGCGTCTGATCGAAGCCTGGGGCGGGTGTGACCTGGTGGTCTTCCTGGCCGGCGCGTATCGCCCGACACGGGCCTGGGAGCTGGACGAGGCGGCCATTCGCCCGGTGGTGGAAACCAATCTGCTGGCGACCCTGCGCGGTGTGGCCACGGTGTTGCCGACCTTCCTTTCGCAAGGGCAGGGCGCGATCGCGCTGGTGGCGAGCGTCGCCGGCTATGGCGGGCTGCCCCGGGCCTGCGTCTATGGGCCGACCAAGGCGGCGCTGATCAACTTCGCCGAGAGCCTGTTCATCGATCTGCGCCCTCGGGGTGTCGACGTTTTTCTGATCAACCCGGGATTCGTCGATACCCCGCTGACGGCCGCCAATACGTTCCCCATGCCCGCGCTGATGCATCCCGACGAGGCTGCCGAAGCGATCGTCCGGGGCCTGGCGGCGGGGCGCTTCGAGATCCACTTTCCGACGCGATTCTCGCGCGTGCTGAAGGCGCTCAACTGTCTGCCGTATCGCCTCTATTTTGGCGTGGTCCGGCGCGTCACGGGGCTGTGATGACGCCGGTCGATGCGGTGGTGCGGTTCTACGAGCGGCTGACCCCCGCCACCCTCGCGGACATCCGGCAGGTGTATGCCCCGGACGCCCGCTTCCGGGACCCTTTCAACGACGTGATCGGCGTCGATCATGTGGAACGCATCTTCGCGCACATGTTCGACCAGCTCACCGAGCCGCGCTTCGAGATCACCGGATGCTTCGCCGGCGACGGCGAGGCCATGCTGCGCTGGTGTCTGCGCTGGGGCGCACCCGGGGCGGCGGGATGCATCGAGGGCGCGTCCCACCTGCGCTTCGATGGCGCGGGGCGTGTGAGCCATCACCGGGATTACTGGGACCCGGCCGAGCATCTCTATGAAGCGCTTCCCATCGTCGGAAAATTGCTGCGGTGCATTAAACGCAGGCTAGCCACGCCTTGATGCGTGGATCCATGAATTCTGCACGGGCAGGCCGTGGCGGAAAGCCCGGACGCGAGACTGGCGCTGAATGTCGTCCGGGTCCGGGGCTTGCGGCGTATCAGTCGATGCTTAAATGTAACGCCACTTGTAACGCAAGGGTTTTTCGTCTACCGCATATTGCGGCGCAACATATTGATTTATATCAAAAAAAGCCTTGCGGCGTTTAAAACGGGTGTGGCACTATGCCGCAGACGTTCCTTCCGCACCAAAACAGTTCATTACAGCGGGTTCGGGAACGAGGGAGTTCGCGACTGGCGCAGCGCCGGAACCGGATGACCACGCCCCAAAATGAGTAAAGCAAGACCGGAGCGTTGGCTCGCTGGTGACGTTCGTTTGCGCCCCTCAAAGACCTGGATGGGGGTTGCACATGAGCAAATATGCTCGATCTGCAGTATCCGCGGCATCCGTGTTGCTCGGCGTTCCGTCGTTGGCACTGGCCGATGCCGTGAATCTTCAGACGCCGGTCACGCCGGTGGCCTCGGAAATCTACGACATGCACACCATGATGTTGATCATCTGTCTGGTGATCTTCATCGCCGTGTTCGGCGTCATGTTCTGGTCCGTGTTCCATCACCGCAAGTCGAAGGGTGCCGTCGCGGCGCACTTCCACGAGAACACGACGGTCGAGATCGTGTGGACCATCGTGCCGGTGCTGATCCTGCTCGGCATGGCCTATCCGGCCACCAAGACCATCATCGCCATGAAGGACACCTCCAATGCGGACCTCACCATCAAGGCGACCGGGTATCAGTGGAAGTGGGGCTACGACTATATCAAGGGCGAAGGCGAAGGCATTCGCCTGATCTCCAATCTGTCCACCCCGCAGGACCAGATCCAGGGCAAGGCCGACAAGGACGAGCACTACCTGCTCGAGGTCGATCAGCCGCTGGTGGTGCCGGTGGGCAAGAAGATCCGCATCCTCACGACCGCGAACGACGTGATCCACGCGTGGTGGGTGCCGGCCTTCGGCGTCAAGCAGGATGCCATTCCCGGCTACATTCGTGACACCTGGTTCCGTGCCGACAAGGAAGGCGTGTATCGTGGCAACTGTGCCGAGCTGTGCGGCAAGGACCATGGCTTCATGCCCATCGAGGTCCATGTGGTCTCGGCAGCCAAGTACACCGCCTGGGTGAACGAACGTCAGGCCGCGGCCGCCACCTCGGCGGCGAACGACACCAAGACCTGGGCGTTGCCGGATCTGGTGGCCAAGGGCAAGGACGTCTTCAATGCCAACTGCGCCGCCTGTCACCAGCCCGACGGCAAGGGTCTGCCGCCCGCCTTCCCGCCGCTCGATGGTGCTGCCATCGTGCTGGCGCCGCCGGCCGATCAGATCACCACGGTCCTGAACGGTCGCGAAGGGACGCCGATGGCGGCCTGGGGCAAAGTGCTCTCCGATGCCGATCTGGCTGCGGTCATCACCTACACGCGCAACGCCTGGAGCAACAAGACGGGCGAAGCCATCCAGCCGGCCCAGATTGCGGCCGCGCGCCACTGATTCAGCGAGGAGGAGCCCAGAATGTCGGCTGTCACCCCCGATCAAGTGCATGACGATCATCACCATCATGGCCCCACCGGCCTGATGCGCTGGATCACCACGACCAATCACAAGGACATCGGTACGATGTACCTGATCTTCAGCTTCATCATGTTCCTCTCCGGGGGCGTGATGGCGCTGACGATCCGTGCCGAACTGTTCAAACCGGGCCTGCAGATCGTGCAGCCCGAATTCTTCAATCAGCTCACCACCATGCATGGCCTGGTGATGGTGTTCGGCGCGATCATGCCGGCCTTCGTCGGCTTTGCCAACTGGATGCTGCCGCTCATGATCGGCGCTTCCGACATGGCCTTCGCGCGCATGAACAACTGGAGCTTCTGGCTGCTGCCCGTCGCGGCGGTGCTGCTGATCGGCTCCTTCTTCGTGCCCGGTGGCGCCACGGCGGCCGGCTGGACCCTGTATGCGCCGCTGTCGGTGCAGATGGGCATGGGCATGGATATGGCGATCTTCGCCATCCACATCATGGGGATCAGTTCGATCATGGGGGCGATCAACATCATCGTCACCATCCTGAACATGCGTGCGCCCGGCATGAAGATGATGAAGATGCCGCTGTTCTGCTGGACCTGGCTGATCACCGCCTACCTGCTGATTGCGGTGATGCCGGTGCTGGCCGGGGCGGTGACCATGATCCTGACCGACCGTCACTTCGGTACCAGCTTCTTCAATGCCGCCGGTGGTGGTGACCCGGTGCTCTACCAGCACGTGTTCTGGTTCTTCGGGCATCCGGAGGTCTACATCATGATCCTGCCGGCGTTCGGGATCGTCAGCCAGATCATCCCGACCTTCGCCCGCAAGCCGTTGTTCGGCTACGCCTCGATGGTCTATGCCACGGCGTCGATCGCGATCCTGTCCTTCGTGGTCTGGGCGCACCACATGTTCACCACCGGCATGCCGGCGCAGACACAGCTGTTCTTCATGTACGCGACCATGCTGATCGCGGTGCCCACCGGGGTGAAGGTGTTCAACTGGGTGGCCACCATGTGGCGCGGCTCGCTCACCTTCGAGACCCCGATGCTGTTCGCGGTGGGCTTCCTGTTCGTGTTCACCATCGGTGGCTTCACCGGCCTGATCT
The nucleotide sequence above comes from Nitrogeniibacter mangrovi. Encoded proteins:
- a CDS encoding SDR family NAD(P)-dependent oxidoreductase, which codes for MSLNRRLTDWRGRRVWLIGASSGIGEALAQRLAAEGARLALSARRADALERVAEAVGGAQVLPFDVTAPEGFAGAWARLIEAWGGCDLVVFLAGAYRPTRAWELDEAAIRPVVETNLLATLRGVATVLPTFLSQGQGAIALVASVAGYGGLPRACVYGPTKAALINFAESLFIDLRPRGVDVFLINPGFVDTPLTAANTFPMPALMHPDEAAEAIVRGLAAGRFEIHFPTRFSRVLKALNCLPYRLYFGVVRRVTGL
- the coxB gene encoding cytochrome c oxidase subunit II, which translates into the protein MNLQTPVTPVASEIYDMHTMMLIICLVIFIAVFGVMFWSVFHHRKSKGAVAAHFHENTTVEIVWTIVPVLILLGMAYPATKTIIAMKDTSNADLTIKATGYQWKWGYDYIKGEGEGIRLISNLSTPQDQIQGKADKDEHYLLEVDQPLVVPVGKKIRILTTANDVIHAWWVPAFGVKQDAIPGYIRDTWFRADKEGVYRGNCAELCGKDHGFMPIEVHVVSAAKYTAWVNERQAAAATSAANDTKTWALPDLVAKGKDVFNANCAACHQPDGKGLPPAFPPLDGAAIVLAPPADQITTVLNGREGTPMAAWGKVLSDADLAAVITYTRNAWSNKTGEAIQPAQIAAARH
- a CDS encoding nuclear transport factor 2 family protein, which produces MTPVDAVVRFYERLTPATLADIRQVYAPDARFRDPFNDVIGVDHVERIFAHMFDQLTEPRFEITGCFAGDGEAMLRWCLRWGAPGAAGCIEGASHLRFDGAGRVSHHRDYWDPAEHLYEALPIVGKLLRCIKRRLATP
- the ctaD gene encoding cytochrome c oxidase subunit I; the encoded protein is MSAVTPDQVHDDHHHHGPTGLMRWITTTNHKDIGTMYLIFSFIMFLSGGVMALTIRAELFKPGLQIVQPEFFNQLTTMHGLVMVFGAIMPAFVGFANWMLPLMIGASDMAFARMNNWSFWLLPVAAVLLIGSFFVPGGATAAGWTLYAPLSVQMGMGMDMAIFAIHIMGISSIMGAINIIVTILNMRAPGMKMMKMPLFCWTWLITAYLLIAVMPVLAGAVTMILTDRHFGTSFFNAAGGGDPVLYQHVFWFFGHPEVYIMILPAFGIVSQIIPTFARKPLFGYASMVYATASIAILSFVVWAHHMFTTGMPAQTQLFFMYATMLIAVPTGVKVFNWVATMWRGSLTFETPMLFAVGFLFVFTIGGFTGLICAIAPIDIQLQDTYYVVAHFHYVLVAGSLFALFAGAYYWLPKWTGHMYSEKLGKLHFWCSIVFFNVTFFPMHFLGLAGMPRRIPDYSLQFADFNALASIGAFGFGLSQLIFLAAVIKCARGGEKAAAKPWEGAEGLEWTVPSPAPHHTFETPPVVE
- a CDS encoding DUF3833 domain-containing protein; translation: MKRWICALAGVIGLGGCGTTIEAYRDTTPRLVLEDYFNGTLDAWGMFQDRSGKVIKRFHVLIEARWQGAVGRLDERFTYDDGSTQRRVWTLTARGDGHYTGLADDVVGQAQGQARGNALRWRYVMALPVNGKTYHVDFDDWMYLMGDGVLLNRSVMSKFGVRLGEVTLSFRKREGRAP